The following are from one region of the Chionomys nivalis chromosome 16, mChiNiv1.1, whole genome shotgun sequence genome:
- the C16H8orf89 gene encoding putative uncharacterized protein C8orf89 homolog translates to MTMFSPEFKFEASKVSRSSLDNCFLFESSWRKAVLETQKMRKAFGLEEPKECLKMPYLPELPSCPKSLNSTPLEIHKHLLHAETEIPPIRIKKTKESCSLTALQEKSKGSVYSDPFSGAPSQFLQRLSQMAILEYDTIRQETHKKSRRGKKRDLRDC, encoded by the exons atgacaaTGTTCTCTCCTGAGTTCAAATTCGAGGCTTCCAAAGTCAGCAGAAGTTCCTTGGACAACTGCTTTCTGTTTGAGAGCAGTTGGAGGAAAGCAGTTTTGGAAACACAGAAGATGAGGAAGG CATTTGGTCTAGAAGAGCCCAAAGAATGTCTCAAAATGCCATATTTACCAGAACTGCCAAGTTGCCCAAAGAGCTTAAATTCAACTCCGCTAGAGATCCATAAGCACTTGCTACATGCTGAGACCGAGATCCCTCCAATCAG GATTAAGAAGACCAAAGAGTCGTGCAGCTTGACAGCACTTCAGGAGAAGTCAAAAG GTTCTGTCTACAGTGACCCTTTCTCAGGAGCTCCCTCTCAGTTTCTGCAGAGACTGTCCCAAATGGCCATACTGGAATACGACACTATTCGCCAGGAAACACACAAGAAATCAAGGCGAGGCAAGAAGCGGGATCTCCGAGACTGCTGA